In one Staphylococcus lutrae genomic region, the following are encoded:
- the ftsA gene encoding cell division protein FtsA: protein MEEHYYVSVDIGSSSVKAIVGEKFHNGINVIGTGQTYTNGIKNGLIDDFDIAKQAIKDTIKKAAIASGVDIKEVFLKLPIISTEVYDETTRIEFHQDTEINGTHIEEVLESIRQKNTEPETEVIDTFPIRFIVDENNEVSDPKELVARHSLQVDAGVIAINQSILINMIKCVESCGVDVLDVYSDALNYRSILSATERELGACVIDIGEDLTQIAFYERGELVDADVVFMAGRHITDDIAQFLNTTYDTAEKIKQQYGHAFYDSASDQDVFTVNQLDAEAPAQFTQKELSDVIEARMEDILFEVFDVLQELGLTKVNGGFVVTGGSANLLGVKELLQDMVNEKVRIHTPSQMGVRKPEFSSAISTISSSIAFDELLDYVTISNHDNEEIEEEVIESDSKRQDQKLGGFESFFKKKTKKQQSQETANSEFVDEDTSEEVYEHNDGHEHAEPKQEESKFKKIMKSLFD, encoded by the coding sequence ATGGAAGAGCATTATTATGTTAGTGTAGATATCGGCTCATCAAGCGTGAAAGCGATTGTTGGTGAAAAATTTCATAACGGAATTAATGTGATAGGTACAGGGCAGACCTATACGAATGGGATTAAAAATGGGTTGATTGATGATTTTGATATCGCAAAACAAGCAATTAAAGACACAATCAAGAAAGCAGCCATTGCTTCTGGTGTCGATATTAAAGAAGTATTTTTAAAGTTACCAATTATCAGTACGGAAGTTTATGATGAAACAACACGTATAGAATTTCACCAAGATACGGAAATCAATGGGACACATATTGAAGAAGTACTCGAAAGTATTCGTCAAAAAAATACGGAACCTGAAACGGAAGTGATTGACACATTTCCTATTCGATTTATAGTAGATGAAAATAATGAAGTTTCTGACCCGAAAGAACTTGTCGCACGCCATTCATTACAAGTAGATGCGGGTGTCATTGCCATTAATCAGTCTATTTTAATCAACATGATTAAATGTGTAGAATCTTGTGGTGTAGATGTATTAGACGTATATTCAGACGCGTTAAACTATCGCTCAATATTATCAGCGACTGAGCGTGAGCTAGGGGCGTGTGTGATTGATATCGGTGAAGATTTGACACAGATTGCATTTTACGAACGCGGTGAGTTAGTTGATGCGGATGTTGTATTTATGGCTGGACGTCACATCACTGATGATATCGCACAATTTTTAAATACTACATACGACACAGCTGAGAAAATAAAACAACAATATGGACATGCGTTTTACGATTCAGCTTCTGATCAAGATGTATTTACGGTTAATCAGCTTGATGCTGAAGCACCAGCACAGTTCACTCAGAAAGAATTGAGCGATGTGATTGAAGCACGTATGGAAGATATATTGTTTGAAGTTTTTGATGTACTACAAGAATTAGGTTTAACAAAAGTGAATGGTGGTTTTGTCGTGACAGGGGGTTCTGCTAACCTATTAGGGGTTAAAGAATTGTTACAAGATATGGTGAATGAAAAAGTACGTATTCACACGCCTTCACAAATGGGAGTGAGGAAACCAGAATTTTCTTCGGCAATTTCAACAATTTCTAGTAGTATTGCTTTTGATGAGCTATTGGATTATGTTACAATTAGTAATCATGATAATGAAGAAATTGAAGAAGAAGTTATTGAAAGCGATTCAAAACGACAAGACCAAAAATTAGGTGGTTTCGAGTCATTTTTCAAGAAAAAAACAAAAAAACAACAGTCACAAGAAACGGCAAATTCTGAATTTGTTGATGAGGATACTTCTGAAGAGGTATACGAACACAATGATGGACATGAACATGCAGAACCTAAACAAGAAGAAAGTAAGTTCAAAAAGATTATGAAATCACTGTTTGATTGA